One window from the genome of Actinoplanes teichomyceticus ATCC 31121 encodes:
- a CDS encoding YcnI family protein gives MSLFKRSAVVAAAAGVLTLALAGPAAAHVTVNPNSATAGGYAKVSFRVPNESDSASTTKLEVNLPADQPIASVSVKPVPGWTAVAQKTKLATPIKAHDTEITEAVSKITWTAAKGSEIKPGEFQEFDVSMGALPESGQLVFKALQTYSNGDVVRWIDEPTTDGSEPESPAPVLKIVPAANGSAAPSAAAAAPAAEADDSDDSDDSDGSGSGLGLAGLIAGLVALLLAGLAYLKASRKPESAAPGTPAAS, from the coding sequence ATGTCGCTGTTCAAGCGTTCCGCAGTGGTGGCCGCCGCGGCCGGAGTCCTGACCCTGGCGCTCGCCGGGCCGGCCGCCGCCCACGTGACGGTCAACCCGAACTCGGCCACCGCCGGCGGCTACGCGAAGGTGTCGTTCCGGGTGCCGAACGAGTCGGACAGCGCCTCCACCACCAAGCTCGAGGTGAACCTCCCCGCCGACCAGCCGATCGCGTCGGTCTCGGTCAAGCCGGTCCCCGGCTGGACCGCGGTGGCCCAGAAGACCAAGCTGGCCACCCCGATCAAGGCGCACGACACGGAGATCACCGAGGCGGTCTCGAAGATCACCTGGACCGCCGCGAAGGGCTCGGAGATCAAGCCGGGTGAGTTCCAGGAGTTCGACGTGTCGATGGGGGCGCTGCCGGAGTCGGGGCAACTGGTCTTCAAAGCACTGCAGACGTACTCCAACGGCGACGTGGTGCGCTGGATCGACGAGCCCACCACGGACGGATCCGAGCCGGAGAGCCCGGCGCCCGTTCTGAAGATCGTTCCGGCCGCGAACGGCAGCGCTGCCCCGTCGGCGGCCGCCGCGGCCCCGGCCGCCGAGGCGGATGACTCGGACGACTCGGATGACTCGGACGGCTCGGGCAGCGGCCTGGGGCTCGCCGGTCTGATCGCGGGACTCGTCGCCCTGCTGCTGGCCGGTCTGGCGTACCTGAAAGCGAGCCGCAAGCCGGAGTCCGCCGCGCCGGGTACGCCTGCCGCGAGCTGA
- a CDS encoding Pr6Pr family membrane protein, with translation MNGSRVYARLWHGLLAAVVVCSLVTQIVLTAQGSPDSDGVVEPVVTRFVRMLSYFTIQSNILLLIVAVTLAVNPERDGPLWRVIRLDAVLGIIITGLVYATVLAGQANPTGAGWWSNLGFHYVAPWWALSGWLLFGPRSRMDRRTLGWAVVWPVLWIGYTFAHGAVTDWYPYPFASVTDIGYGAAVRNMAFVVVIAILFGAILWGLDRRLPGGRPVASTPVRNSQRAESVVSADPGPADGTGVGRSGVERQRQAC, from the coding sequence GTGAACGGATCTCGTGTCTACGCCCGGCTCTGGCATGGGCTTCTCGCCGCCGTCGTGGTGTGCTCGCTGGTGACCCAGATCGTGCTGACGGCGCAGGGTTCGCCCGATTCGGATGGTGTGGTGGAACCGGTGGTGACCCGGTTCGTTCGCATGCTCAGTTACTTCACGATCCAGAGCAACATCCTGCTTCTGATCGTGGCGGTCACGCTGGCGGTGAATCCGGAGCGGGACGGCCCACTGTGGCGGGTGATCCGTCTGGACGCGGTGCTGGGCATCATCATCACCGGCTTGGTGTATGCGACGGTGCTGGCGGGCCAGGCGAACCCGACGGGTGCGGGCTGGTGGTCGAATCTGGGGTTCCACTACGTGGCGCCGTGGTGGGCGCTGTCGGGCTGGTTGCTGTTCGGGCCGCGGTCGCGGATGGACAGGCGGACGCTGGGATGGGCGGTGGTCTGGCCGGTGCTGTGGATCGGCTACACGTTCGCCCATGGTGCGGTCACTGACTGGTATCCGTATCCCTTTGCCAGCGTGACGGACATCGGTTATGGCGCCGCGGTCCGCAATATGGCTTTCGTGGTGGTGATCGCGATCCTGTTCGGGGCGATCCTGTGGGGTTTGGACCGCCGTTTGCCGGGTGGGCGCCCGGTCGCCTCGACCCCGGTTCGAAACTCGCAGCGTGCTGAGTCCGTCGTGAGCGCTGATCCGGGTCCTGCCGACGGCACAGGGGTCGGCAGGTCGGGCGTCGAGCGCCAGCGCCAGGCCTGTTGA
- the serS gene encoding serine--tRNA ligase has protein sequence MIDLRLLREQPDLFRAGQRLRGESVSKVDDLLRADEERRVAVQRFEALRTEQKLLGKRVAAASGDERAELLARTRQLAAEVKAAQAAADKAGEVLRQAHLALPNLVVDGVPPGGEDDFVVLRTVGDPPGLTAPRDHLEIGEALGAIDTERGAKVSGSRFYFLTGVGALLQLGLLQLAVAQAVEHGFTPSITPALVKPEAMQGTGFLGAHAGEVYRLEADDLYLVGTSEVALAAYHRDEVLDLRGGPLRYAGWSSCFRREAGSHGRDVRGILRVHQFDKVEMFSFCDPDDAAGEHLALLAMQEEMLAKVEVPYRVIDVAAGDLGSSAARKYDCEAWVPSQGRYREVTSTSNCTTFQARRLDIRHRGRDGTLRTPATLNGTLATTRWLIPILENHQQPDGSVRVPAALRPYLGGREVLEPVTGPAHRAA, from the coding sequence ATGATTGACCTGCGGCTGCTGCGTGAACAGCCCGACCTGTTCCGTGCCGGCCAGCGGCTGCGCGGTGAGTCGGTGTCGAAGGTGGACGATCTGCTGCGCGCCGACGAGGAGCGCCGGGTCGCCGTCCAGCGTTTCGAGGCGCTCCGGACCGAGCAGAAGCTGCTCGGCAAACGGGTCGCCGCGGCGTCCGGCGACGAGCGTGCCGAACTGCTGGCGCGGACCCGGCAGCTGGCCGCCGAGGTCAAGGCGGCCCAGGCCGCGGCGGACAAGGCCGGCGAGGTCCTCCGGCAGGCCCACCTCGCCCTGCCCAACCTGGTGGTGGACGGCGTCCCGCCGGGCGGCGAGGACGACTTCGTGGTGCTGCGCACGGTCGGCGATCCGCCCGGACTGACCGCGCCCAGGGACCACCTGGAGATCGGCGAGGCGCTCGGGGCGATCGACACCGAGCGGGGCGCCAAGGTGTCCGGGTCGCGGTTCTACTTCCTGACCGGCGTCGGCGCGCTGCTGCAACTGGGCCTGCTGCAACTGGCCGTCGCCCAGGCGGTCGAGCACGGCTTCACGCCGTCGATCACTCCGGCGCTGGTCAAACCGGAGGCGATGCAGGGCACCGGCTTTCTCGGCGCGCACGCCGGCGAGGTGTACCGGTTGGAGGCCGACGACCTCTACCTGGTGGGCACCTCCGAGGTCGCCCTGGCCGCGTACCACCGCGACGAGGTCCTCGACCTGCGCGGCGGCCCGCTGCGCTACGCCGGGTGGTCGTCGTGCTTCCGGCGGGAGGCCGGCTCGCACGGGCGTGACGTACGCGGCATCCTGCGCGTGCACCAGTTCGACAAGGTGGAGATGTTCTCCTTCTGCGACCCCGACGACGCGGCCGGCGAGCACCTGGCGCTGCTCGCCATGCAGGAGGAGATGCTGGCCAAGGTCGAGGTGCCGTACCGGGTGATCGACGTGGCCGCCGGCGACCTGGGGTCCTCCGCGGCGCGCAAGTACGACTGCGAGGCGTGGGTGCCGTCGCAGGGCCGCTACCGCGAGGTGACCTCGACGTCGAACTGCACGACGTTCCAGGCACGGCGGCTGGACATCCGCCACCGCGGCCGGGACGGCACGCTGCGCACCCCGGCCACGCTCAACGGCACGCTGGCGACGACCCGCTGGCTGATCCCGATCCTGGAGAACCACCAGCAGCCGGACGGCTCGGTGCGGGTGCCCGCGGCCCTGCGGCCGTACCTCGGCGGGCGAGAGGTGCTGGAGCCGGTGACCGGACCCGCGCACCGGGCGGCGTGA
- a CDS encoding bifunctional lysylphosphatidylglycerol flippase/synthetase MprF, whose protein sequence is MTDSPSPAEVALNCIRDYPGANNPSSFLAVNEGNEYFTLPGRPGVVAYRTAGRYLVQFGGPFAPAESYADLLHGFLDFARAQQRTVVAVQLQRDDVDAYARSGFTVNQIGASWAVDLARFTLAGTKFMQLRNKISRSFRAGLQVIEAKLDDWYDQMRELDAVWLTSKGEHSRELEFLVGQYGGEAQQHRRLFVGTIEDRLVGYISYSPVYGDRPGWMHDLSRRIPDRVPGIMEAINRTAIERFQSENVPWLHFGFTPFTGLAEENLPAGHSPGFHLLMQLLWLHGEAVYPAQTQLAYKQKWDPHVCIPEYVAFQGRASIAGLAHIFRASNALEV, encoded by the coding sequence ATGACCGATTCACCGTCCCCCGCAGAAGTCGCACTGAATTGCATCCGCGACTATCCCGGGGCGAACAACCCGTCGTCTTTCCTGGCAGTCAACGAGGGCAACGAGTATTTCACGCTGCCCGGGCGCCCCGGCGTCGTCGCGTATCGGACCGCGGGCCGCTACCTGGTGCAGTTCGGCGGCCCGTTCGCCCCCGCGGAGTCGTACGCCGACCTGCTCCACGGCTTCCTCGACTTCGCGCGTGCGCAGCAGCGCACGGTGGTGGCCGTACAGCTGCAGCGTGACGACGTCGACGCCTACGCCCGCAGCGGCTTCACGGTCAACCAGATCGGCGCCTCCTGGGCCGTCGACCTGGCCCGGTTCACCCTGGCCGGCACCAAGTTCATGCAGCTGCGCAACAAGATCTCCCGGTCGTTCCGGGCCGGCCTGCAGGTCATCGAGGCCAAGCTGGACGACTGGTACGACCAGATGCGCGAGCTGGACGCGGTGTGGCTGACCTCGAAGGGCGAGCACAGCCGCGAGCTGGAGTTCCTCGTCGGCCAGTACGGCGGCGAGGCGCAGCAGCACCGCCGCCTGTTCGTCGGCACGATCGAGGACCGGCTGGTCGGGTACATCTCCTACAGCCCGGTGTACGGCGACCGGCCGGGCTGGATGCACGACCTGAGCCGGCGCATCCCCGACCGGGTGCCCGGGATCATGGAGGCGATCAACCGCACCGCGATCGAGCGCTTCCAGTCCGAGAACGTCCCGTGGCTGCACTTCGGTTTCACCCCGTTCACCGGCCTGGCGGAGGAGAATCTGCCGGCCGGGCACAGTCCCGGTTTCCACCTGCTGATGCAGCTGCTGTGGCTGCACGGCGAGGCGGTGTACCCCGCGCAGACCCAGCTGGCCTACAAGCAGAAGTGGGACCCGCACGTGTGCATCCCCGAGTACGTGGCGTTCCAGGGCCGGGCGAGCATCGCGGGGCTGGCCCACATCTTCCGCGCGTCCAACGCGCTCGAGGTCTGA
- a CDS encoding aldehyde dehydrogenase family protein, with product MVRTAGRPEPLRSYGSYIADRDVDGAGWVYTVSARSLLEDVFTSVSLKRALENDPDGEALQHPYVVGRCAVAGPADLDASLDAAAEAAPRWAAMPLETRMSLGERFRAALHENRETFLELLIAEAHPRKLAEWELAGLLQIYSPESLSFAASQMHTEFRHGDRRLIVRRQADGVVCVNPPQNAPASSAALAVLALMAGNAVVVRAPRSIPLSTMWLMRDLVAPLLRELGAPPGTLNVVCSKPRETLDRWLRHPGVDDIFYFGGSAEGLRFQAECVEHGKKPILELAGNDGVVVWHDADLQLAAEAITECFFGSGQICMVPNYVIAHPLIADELLERVAKAAAEIRPGLPGEPDSLLSPVRRSEKFFALLEQARSRGAQLVCGGERIELDGTVSDTGVFLQPTVLRVDGLAGARDVDAVRHETFFPLLPVVVPEPAADAELLDRVIQYVNSNEYGLRNSLWAGSDEVVGRFVAEIRNGGLLKINDSHIGFLPYLPTHGGTGLTSGVYGEANYPIVKTSHQQGVSISTGSNPRQAVFGLG from the coding sequence GTGGTCCGAACTGCCGGCCGGCCGGAGCCATTGCGCAGCTACGGCTCATACATCGCAGACCGGGACGTCGACGGCGCCGGCTGGGTCTACACGGTGAGCGCCCGGTCCCTGCTGGAGGACGTCTTCACCAGTGTCAGCCTCAAGCGCGCGCTGGAGAACGATCCCGACGGCGAGGCCCTGCAGCATCCGTACGTGGTCGGCCGTTGCGCGGTCGCCGGGCCCGCGGACCTGGACGCGTCCCTCGACGCGGCCGCCGAGGCGGCCCCGCGCTGGGCCGCGATGCCGCTGGAGACCCGGATGAGCCTGGGGGAGCGGTTCCGCGCCGCGCTGCACGAGAACCGCGAGACGTTCCTGGAGCTGCTGATCGCCGAGGCGCACCCGCGCAAGCTCGCCGAGTGGGAGCTCGCCGGTCTGCTGCAGATCTACAGCCCGGAAAGCCTGTCGTTCGCCGCCAGCCAGATGCACACCGAGTTCCGCCACGGCGACCGGCGCCTCATCGTGCGCCGCCAGGCGGACGGCGTGGTCTGCGTCAACCCGCCGCAGAACGCGCCGGCCTCCAGCGCGGCGCTGGCCGTGCTGGCCCTGATGGCCGGCAACGCGGTGGTGGTGCGGGCCCCGCGCAGCATCCCGCTGAGCACCATGTGGCTGATGCGGGACCTGGTCGCGCCGCTGCTGCGCGAGCTCGGCGCCCCGCCCGGGACGCTCAACGTCGTCTGCAGCAAGCCCCGCGAGACGCTCGACCGCTGGCTGCGGCATCCCGGCGTCGACGACATCTTCTACTTCGGCGGCAGCGCGGAGGGGCTGCGCTTCCAGGCCGAGTGCGTCGAGCACGGCAAGAAGCCGATCCTCGAACTGGCCGGCAACGACGGTGTGGTCGTGTGGCACGACGCCGACCTGCAACTGGCCGCCGAGGCGATCACCGAGTGCTTCTTCGGCTCCGGCCAGATCTGCATGGTGCCCAACTACGTCATCGCCCACCCGTTGATCGCCGACGAGCTGCTGGAGCGGGTGGCCAAGGCGGCCGCCGAGATCCGGCCCGGCCTGCCCGGCGAACCGGACTCCCTGCTGTCCCCGGTGCGCCGCAGCGAGAAGTTCTTCGCCCTGCTCGAACAGGCGAGGTCGCGGGGCGCGCAGCTGGTCTGCGGCGGCGAGCGCATCGAGCTGGACGGCACGGTCTCGGACACCGGCGTGTTCCTGCAGCCGACCGTCCTGCGGGTCGACGGTCTCGCCGGGGCCCGCGACGTGGATGCGGTGCGGCACGAGACGTTCTTCCCGCTGCTGCCGGTCGTGGTGCCGGAACCGGCCGCGGACGCCGAGCTGCTGGACCGGGTGATCCAGTACGTCAACAGCAACGAGTACGGCCTGCGCAACTCGCTGTGGGCCGGCTCGGACGAGGTGGTCGGCCGGTTCGTCGCCGAGATCCGCAACGGCGGCCTGCTGAAGATCAACGACTCGCACATCGGCTTCCTGCCGTACCTGCCCACGCACGGCGGCACCGGCCTGACCAGCGGGGTCTACGGCGAGGCGAACTACCCGATCGTCAAGACCTCGCACCAGCAGGGGGTCAGCATCTCGACCGGCAGCAACCCCCGGCAAGCC